In Sporichthya polymorpha DSM 43042, a genomic segment contains:
- a CDS encoding DUF3097 domain-containing protein gives MRSNMPGDHYGADVLAGNWRRPRAVPAVPADRDVVVEEVDTGFCGAVVRCDKMPGGWVVTLADRHDKHRTFPLGPGFLIDGKPVTLTPPSAPAAAKVPARTASGSVAVPRARARVARASRIYVEGRHDAELVEKVWGDDLRHEGVVVEYLEGVDDLPAIVAEFRPAPGRRLGVLVDHLVEGSKESRIAAAVRNPHVLVVGHPYIDIWQAVRPQVLRIDAWPDVPRGRPWKEGVIDALGWNCESHVAWKRILASVRTWTDLEPALLGRVEELIDFVTTGDAAEGAAED, from the coding sequence ATGCGCTCGAACATGCCCGGCGACCACTACGGCGCCGACGTCCTCGCCGGGAACTGGCGGCGGCCCCGGGCCGTCCCGGCCGTCCCGGCCGACCGGGACGTCGTCGTCGAGGAGGTCGACACCGGTTTCTGCGGCGCCGTGGTGCGCTGCGACAAGATGCCCGGCGGCTGGGTGGTCACCCTCGCGGACCGGCACGACAAGCACCGCACGTTCCCGCTCGGCCCCGGCTTCCTGATCGACGGCAAGCCGGTCACGCTGACGCCCCCGAGCGCCCCCGCCGCGGCCAAGGTCCCGGCCCGGACCGCGTCCGGCTCGGTGGCGGTGCCCCGCGCCCGCGCCCGCGTCGCCCGGGCCAGCCGGATCTACGTCGAGGGCCGCCACGACGCCGAACTGGTCGAGAAGGTCTGGGGCGACGACCTGCGGCACGAAGGCGTCGTCGTCGAGTACCTGGAGGGCGTGGACGACCTGCCCGCGATCGTCGCCGAGTTCCGGCCCGCCCCGGGCCGCCGGCTCGGCGTGCTGGTCGACCACCTCGTCGAGGGCAGCAAGGAGAGCCGGATCGCGGCCGCCGTGCGGAACCCGCACGTGCTCGTCGTCGGCCACCCGTACATCGACATCTGGCAGGCGGTCCGCCCCCAGGTGCTGCGGATCGACGCCTGGCCGGACGTACCCCGCGGCCGCCCGTGGAAGGAAGGCGTGATCGACGCCCTCGGCTGGAACTGCGAGAGCCACGTCGCGTGGAAGCGGATCCTCGCCTCCGTCCGCACCTGGACGGACCTGGAGCCGGCCCTGCTCGGCCGCGTCGAGGAGCTGATCGACTTCGTCACCACGGGCGACGCTGCCGAGGGCGCGGCCGAGGACTGA